The Fulvia fulva chromosome 6, complete sequence genome includes a window with the following:
- a CDS encoding Global transcription regulator sge1, which translates to MSTGGGAGPLVPTFHGFVHNSMDGLVLFEACLSGKLHHVPRRPHDRERSSLIKSGSIFIYEENASGIKRWTDGVAWSPSRILGNFLIYRELEKPFPPGEKKRAMKRKRTSMPGEPYPRRDSDDNEGPELNTPLTPPTPNVDGEVKPEIPSSDQDKELERSLIGSLVDSYGFRPDGLVKKTMSISVNGISHHMVSYYKVDDVKNNLLPRPLSDPRLQNISVRPELYLKQNFRAPVEETEHYAIDGHMNAHPQMIYSPMVQPYGMAPSQYMGARQYPGMYGSTTGSSMYGAMTAASWPTQQATAGAMGYGSHQSYGSQPYPSYYKPTDQGNGSGVKTESQHSTSQAMPYGSQYAPSYPNMQRSNSVSAPSMMQSSYQTPVQPHSSTFGTMGPGSGRPSYSGQSMNSPSANGQSQGPYGSASTAPYAVRSPTQSYSMQSAPQSAVSHSPHPSMKSPQSAHPGTSSDPNGQLHSGGMPYRSGSYAVPSAPQTGHSDMNGLGISSTSSYPPPSQNGSGYSYGSTGHAQTSGPYPA; encoded by the coding sequence ATGAGCACTGGCGGCGGGGCAGGACCATTGGTCCCAACATTCCATGGCTTCGTTCATAACAGCATGGATGGACTCGTCCTGTTCGAGGCGTGTCTAAGTGGGAAACTGCACCACGTGCCACGACGACCGCACGATCGAGAACGAAGCTCACTCATCAAAAGCGGCAGCATCTTCATCTACGAGGAGAACGCGTCCGGAATCAAGAGATGGACCGACGGTGTTGCCTGGAGCCCGAGTCGCATCTTGGGCAACTTCCTGATCTATCGCGAGTTGGAGAAGCCGTTTCCGCCTGGCGAGAAGAAACGCGCCATGAAGCGTAAGAGGACGAGCATGCCGGGCGAGCCGTACCCGCGTCGCGATTCAGATGATAACGAAGGTCCAGAACTCAACACTCCGCTCACTCCTCCCACGCCGAACGTTGACGGCGAAGTCAAGCCCGAGATCCCCAGCAGCGATCAAGACAAGGAATTGGAAAGGTCACTGATTGGATCCTTGGTCGACAGCTACGGCTTCAGACCCGACGGTCTTGTTAAGAAGACGATGAGCATTTCTGTCAATGGCATATCACACCACATGGTCTCTTACTACAAGGTCGACGATGTGAAGAACAATCTCCTCCCACGGCCACTGTCCGACCCAAGACTCCAGAACATCTCTGTGCGACCCGAGCTGTACCTGAAGCAAAATTTCCGGGCACCAGTCGAGGAGACAGAGCACTACGCGATTGACGGCCACATGAATGCTCATCCCCAGATGATCTACAGCCCGATGGTACAGCCGTACGGTATGGCACCTAGCCAGTATATGGGCGCCCGCCAGTATCCAGGCATGTACGGAAGCACCACCGGATCATCGATGTACGGAGCCATGACTGCCGCGTCGTGGCCAACCCAGCAGGCTACAGCCGGTGCTATGGGTTACGGCTCACATCAAAGCTATGGCAGCCAACCCTACCCAAGCTACTACAAGCCAACGGATCAAGGGAACGGGTCCGGAGTCAAGACAGAGTCTCAACATTCGACATCTCAAGCTATGCCCTACGGAAGTCAATACGCTCCATCGTATCCCAACATGCAGAGGAGCAATTCAGTCTCCGCCCCTTCTATGATGCAATCATCGTATCAAACCCCAGTTCAGCCTCATTCCTCGACTTTCGGAACGATGGGACCAGGGAGTGGCCGCCCGTCGTACAGTGGACAAAGCATGAACAGCCCGTCTGCCAATGGACAGTCCCAGGGACCCTATGGCAGTGCATCGACCGCGCCGTACGCCGTGCGTTCTCCAACTCAGAGTTACAGCATGCAGAGTGCACCCCAGAGCGCCGTCAGCCACTCTCCTCATCCTTCCATGAAGAGTCCGCAATCTGCCCATCCCGGAACCTCTAGCGATCCAAACGGTCAATTGCACTCTGGAGGCATGCCCTACCGGTCTGGATCATACGCGGTTCCATCTGCTCCACAAACCGGTCACAGCGATATGAACGGTCTGGGAATCAGCAGCACTTCCAGCTACCCCCCGCCAAGTCAGAATGGCTCCGGCTATAGCTACGGATCCACCGGGCACGCGCAAACGAGTGGTCCATATCCAGCATAG